In Candidatus Methylomirabilota bacterium, the genomic stretch CCCGCGCCGCGTGCGGACTCGGGCAGCCGCTCCACCTCGACGAGGCGCGCGTGCGACACCGGCTGGATGACCAGCTGGGCGATGCGCTCACCGCGCTCGATGCCGACGGCCTCGGCGCCGTGGTTGATCAGCAGCACCTTCAGCTCGCCGCGATAGCCCGAATCGATGAGCCCCGGCGCATTGAGCACGGTCACGCCCTTCTGCATCGCCAGGCCCGAGCGCGGCAGCACGAACCCCGCGTGGCCCTCGGGGATGGCGACGGCGAGCCCGGTGGGGACGAGCCGCCGCTCGCCGGGATCGAGCGTCACGGCCTCCGAGGCGCGAAGGTCGAGCCCCGCGTCACCCGGCCGAGCAAAGGCGGGCAGCGGCAGCTCGCGATCCAGCCTGA encodes the following:
- the dut gene encoding dUTP diphosphatase, which produces MDIAAVRLDRELPLPAFARPGDAGLDLRASEAVTLDPGERRLVPTGLAVAIPEGHAGFVLPRSGLAMQKGVTVLNAPGLIDSGYRGELKVLLINHGAEAVGIERGERIAQLVIQPVSHARLVEVERLPESARGAGGFGSTGS